A portion of the Juglans microcarpa x Juglans regia isolate MS1-56 chromosome 1D, Jm3101_v1.0, whole genome shotgun sequence genome contains these proteins:
- the LOC121249137 gene encoding NAC domain-containing protein 43-like: MPENMSISVNGRSQVPPGFRFHPTEEELLQYYLRKKVSYEKIDLDVIREVDLNKSEPWDIREICKIGTTPQNDWYFFSHKDKKYPTGTRTNRATAAGFWKATGRDKVISSNGRRIGMRKTLVFYRGRAPHGLKSDWIMHEYRLDDNITDTNISNTMGEAIQEEGWVVCRIFRKKSHHKTLDSPSISSITAETRTQQMFDSCDEGALEQILQYMENSSKELEKDSKSGTIFQPIDNAGMKHCYQYERFMKLPSLESPNSSCGKNHYQLINNPEMIAENDKGLVIKQVSETDPNLDYKMDSAPAVTNWAALDRLVASQLNDQLPEDFKQLVSFDDPNMGYCTHDHHHDDHLEFPTLRSSSSSINRFYHVPRQDYNSEIDLWNFRV, from the exons ATGCCAGAGAACATGAGCATATCAGTAAATGGACGATCCCAAGTCCCTCCCGGCTTCAGATTTCATCCAACGGAAGAGGAGCTCTTGCAGTACTATTTGAGGAAGAAGGTTTCATATGAAAAGATTGACCTAGACGTAATCCGTGAAGTCGATCTCAATAAGTCTGAGCCATGGGATATACGAG AGATTTGTAAAATAGGAACCACCCCTCAAAACGATTGGTACTTCTTTAGCCACAAAGACAAGAAGTATCCCACAGGGACGCGCACTAATCGTGCAACTGCTGCCGGATTCTGGAAGGCCACCGGCCGTGACAAGGTCATATCCAGCAATGGTAGGCGTATTGGAATGAGGAAGACTTTAGTTTTTTACAGAGGCCGAGCCCCCCATGGACTCAAATCAGACTGGATCATGCACGAATATAGACTGGACGATAACATCACGGACACCAAT ATCTCCAATACTATGGGAGAGGCAATTCAAGAGGAGGGATGGGTGGTGTGCCGTATATTCCGGAAGAAAAGTCACCACAAAACCCTAGACAGCCCCAGTATTTCATCCATCACTGCTGAAACCAGAACCCAGCAGATGTTTGATTCTTGTGATGAGGGAGCCTTGGAGCAAATACTCCAATACATGGAAAACTCCAGCAAGGAATTAGAGAAAGATTCGAAAAGTGGTACAATATTCCAACCCATCGACAACGCAGGCATGAAGCATTGCTACCAATATGAGAGATTCATGAAACTACCGAGCTTAGAGAGTCCAAACTCCAGCTGCGGTAAAAATCATTATCAACTCATTAATAATCCAGAGATGATTGCAGAAAATGATAAAGGGTTAGTCATCAAACAGGTGAGTGAAACTGATCCCAACTTGGATTACAAAATGGACTCAGCTCCTGCCGTCACAAACTGGGCAGCCCTTGATAGGCTTGTTGCTTCTCAGCTCAATGACCAATTACCAGAGGATTTTAAGCAATTAGTCAGCTTTGATGACCCCAACATGGGTTATTGcactcatgatcatcatcatgatgatcatctCGAGTTTCCAACCCTtcgatcatcatcatcttccatTAACAGATTCTACCATGTTCCAAGGCAGGACTACAACAGCGAAATCGACCTGTGGAATTTTCGGGTATAA